A DNA window from Microcystis aeruginosa NIES-843 contains the following coding sequences:
- a CDS encoding CIA30 family protein, with amino-acid sequence MAESKSWDFQRFWQTLDYFDSIPLWSCLQKLLGFGEDKKNQLTNEQGMKTILVIGGENAIGRKVITQLQQQNYQIRALVDNIESARQLLAENVDLFALQTPQLFTGIERIIYCQGENNRHSLANLLDLLKNAGITAEKTLFDFSNPSSDIKEIWGAVDDVVMGGVSESQITLTGGRALFSGIVRTENNGGFASVRTRNLNPPLNLSNYEGIELQVQGDGKRYKLILRCEGRWDGIGYCYSFDTFDRTWQTISIPFGDLIPVVRAKTMREAAPFDSSSVYALQLMQSKFEYDGAINPRFSPGLFALEIVTIKAYGGKNRLIIVKEGEIAEKSLLDASGYPYEAIDSAQIFAKLN; translated from the coding sequence ATGGCTGAGTCAAAAAGCTGGGATTTTCAGAGATTTTGGCAAACTCTAGACTATTTTGATAGTATTCCCCTGTGGAGTTGTCTGCAAAAGCTGCTCGGTTTCGGGGAAGATAAAAAAAATCAGCTAACAAATGAGCAAGGGATGAAGACCATTTTAGTCATTGGTGGGGAAAATGCGATCGGTAGAAAAGTAATCACCCAACTACAGCAGCAAAACTATCAAATCCGCGCTTTAGTCGATAATATCGAGTCTGCACGTCAATTATTGGCTGAAAATGTCGATTTATTTGCTCTGCAAACCCCGCAATTATTCACAGGGATTGAGAGAATTATCTACTGTCAAGGGGAGAATAACCGCCATAGTTTAGCTAATTTACTCGATTTATTGAAAAATGCTGGGATAACCGCCGAAAAAACCCTCTTTGACTTTAGCAATCCCAGCAGTGATATCAAAGAAATCTGGGGTGCGGTGGATGATGTGGTAATGGGAGGAGTGAGTGAGAGTCAGATAACCCTAACCGGAGGACGAGCGCTCTTTTCCGGTATCGTTAGAACTGAAAATAACGGCGGTTTTGCCTCAGTTCGTACCAGAAACCTGAATCCTCCCCTAAATTTATCTAACTACGAGGGAATAGAATTACAGGTACAAGGGGACGGAAAACGCTATAAATTAATTCTGCGCTGTGAAGGACGTTGGGATGGCATCGGTTACTGTTATTCTTTTGATACATTTGATCGCACCTGGCAAACGATTTCTATTCCTTTTGGCGATTTAATCCCGGTGGTGCGGGCCAAAACGATGAGAGAGGCAGCACCCTTTGATAGCAGTAGCGTCTATGCTTTGCAGTTAATGCAGAGTAAATTCGAGTACGATGGGGCGATAAATCCCCGTTTCTCCCCGGGGTTATTTGCTTTAGAAATTGTCACAATTAAAGCCTACGGGGGCAAAAACCGCTTAATTATCGTTAAAGAAGGAGAAATCGCCGAAAAAAGCCTTTTAGATGCCAGTGGTTATCCCTACGAAGCGATCGATTCTGCCCAGATTTTCGCTAAACTTAATTAA
- a CDS encoding RNA-guided endonuclease InsQ/TnpB family protein encodes MKARYQYRIYPTDQQKRLLSQLFGCVRVVWNDTLAYCQELYRQGEKKPKYTELSKRLTQVKKTEERRWLTEVSSIPLQQSLRDLETAYSNFFTSCKGERKGKKVKPPKFKKRKSKQSARFTDNGFTVNQHCVTLAKIGDLRIVWSRPLPSKPSSVTVIKDAADRYFLSFVVEVQPEILPNNGESVGIDLGIATFATLSTGEKIDAPKPLKKRLKRLRKAQKNLSRKQKGSNRREKARKRVAKIHAKIKDTRTDFLHKLSTRVVRENQTIILEDLNTSGMVKNRKLSRAISDLGWRSFRDMLSAKSDKYGRDFRIISRWEPTSQRCSCCGNIGGKKALNIREWECLFCGTFHDRDVNAAINIKVAGGQSETSKNGRGGKCKTTDKVAASCEASTQRSVVQLSLFDLPGITVRPRR; translated from the coding sequence ATGAAAGCGAGGTATCAATACCGTATTTACCCAACAGACCAACAAAAGAGGCTTTTGTCTCAGTTGTTCGGGTGTGTGCGTGTTGTCTGGAACGATACCTTAGCTTACTGTCAAGAACTTTATCGACAAGGGGAGAAAAAGCCAAAATATACAGAGTTATCTAAAAGACTAACTCAAGTCAAAAAAACAGAAGAAAGACGGTGGTTAACCGAGGTCTCTTCTATTCCTTTACAACAGTCTTTGAGAGACTTAGAGACTGCTTACTCTAACTTCTTTACATCTTGTAAGGGCGAGAGAAAAGGAAAGAAAGTCAAACCTCCCAAGTTTAAAAAACGTAAATCTAAACAATCAGCAAGATTTACCGACAATGGTTTTACCGTTAACCAACACTGCGTTACTTTAGCAAAAATCGGTGATTTAAGAATCGTTTGGAGTCGTCCATTACCTTCTAAACCTTCTAGTGTCACCGTGATTAAAGATGCAGCAGATCGCTATTTTCTTAGTTTTGTCGTCGAGGTTCAGCCCGAAATACTTCCTAATAACGGGGAGTCCGTGGGAATCGATCTAGGGATTGCTACCTTTGCTACCCTCTCAACAGGGGAAAAGATAGACGCACCGAAACCGTTAAAGAAACGATTAAAACGACTAAGAAAAGCACAGAAAAACCTTTCTAGAAAACAGAAAGGAAGTAACCGACGGGAAAAAGCTAGGAAACGAGTAGCTAAAATCCATGCAAAGATTAAAGACACTCGCACTGATTTCTTGCATAAACTATCCACTAGAGTTGTTCGTGAAAATCAAACGATAATTTTAGAGGATTTAAACACATCGGGAATGGTTAAAAATCGTAAGTTATCCCGTGCCATATCAGACTTAGGATGGCGTTCTTTCCGAGATATGCTATCGGCAAAATCTGATAAATATGGGCGTGATTTTCGGATAATTTCCCGATGGGAGCCAACGTCTCAAAGGTGTTCCTGTTGTGGGAATATCGGCGGGAAAAAAGCGTTAAATATCCGTGAGTGGGAATGTCTTTTCTGTGGGACTTTTCATGATAGGGATGTAAACGCTGCAATTAATATCAAGGTCGCCGGTGGGCAATCGGAGACCTCAAAAAACGGACGTGGAGGAAAGTGTAAGACTACCGATAAGGTAGCAGCATCCTGTGAAGCGTCAACCCAGCGGTCGGTCGTTCAATTAAGTTTGTTTGATCTGCCGGGAATCACCGTCCGGCCCCGGCGGTGA
- the tnpA gene encoding IS200/IS605 family transposase has protein sequence MSSQLRKERNSVSDLKIHLVCVTKYRSKVFTGKSLTLIEKSFREVAEKMNFQILEFNGESDHVHALIEYPPKLSISVMVNSLKGVSSRRYGQAGYPKPYGKDALWSPSYFVSSVGGAPLEVLKCYIKNQEKPS, from the coding sequence ATGTCAAGTCAGTTGCGAAAAGAAAGAAACTCTGTTTCCGATCTAAAGATACACTTGGTCTGTGTGACAAAATACAGAAGTAAGGTTTTTACTGGTAAAAGTCTGACTTTGATTGAAAAGTCTTTTAGGGAAGTTGCGGAAAAGATGAATTTTCAGATATTGGAATTTAACGGGGAGTCCGATCATGTACACGCATTGATTGAATACCCGCCGAAACTATCTATTTCTGTAATGGTCAATTCTTTAAAAGGAGTCTCTAGTCGTAGGTATGGACAAGCTGGATATCCTAAGCCATACGGGAAAGACGCTCTTTGGTCGCCCAGTTATTTTGTATCTTCTGTAGGAGGTGCGCCACTGGAAGTTCTTAAGTGCTACATCAAAAATCAGGAAAAGCCGTCGTAA